cctgctgctcctcctagTGGATCACTGACACAAGTCGAGCTCGTGGCTGTCTCCTTCCACCCCAGGggttgaggggtttggggagtgTGATGGACAGACTCTCTTGGAACAAGGCAGTTCCCTATATCCAGCATGTGGATTTTGCAAGCCTTGATGTAATGACTGTCAGATGTCAGCAGGGTCTGCATTCCTCTGCTCAGCTTCTGACAGTTCAAGTTTGCCTCATCCCTTAAACCCCAGGCATGACCTACCAGCTGCCTGGTTTGCAGAGACACATCCAAGCACTGGACAGACAGCCCCATGCAGAATCTCTGTGGGGACCAGGGGAGGTCATTGGCTTGGACATTCTCAGCCCCATGCCATGACTACTCCTTGAATGTGGGAAAGTCAATATTCGCATATTTCTTCTACCCAAAGTAATCGACTCTCTAGCTTTGGTATATTTTATAGAACCTGAAAATACTCAACCTGAACAATTCTCAGCAGCAGCTATCACATAATCTGTAGTCCAGTGATGTGCCCGGTCTTGGGAGAGAGGTCTGAGTTAAAATCACTGCTTCAAGGCCAGTAAATATTCCATCACCAGTGTAAGGTGCATGAACAGAAGTTTGAAAATGTTCCAGAATTCTCAGAAGATAACTCCAGATCTCAGTGAGCAGTTCCCTTCAGAGCGAGCCTGGAGTGAGGGAAATCAGCATTCCTGCCCATCCCAGGGACAAGGGCTCTCTGCCTGGATAAGCAGCATAAATGAGATGCCTGCCCGGGGGCTTGGACTGAGTTTAGAGAAATAAGTGCTGAACCTGGCTGTGTTTGGCACTGATCTCTGAGAGCTCTGAGGGCCTTTTCCTAGTGCCTGCTGATGGTGTTCCTTGTACCCTGCACTCTGCAGAAGGAACTCAGCCAGCCCCAGTTTAGGCAGGATGGACCAAACACCGTGTTAAAAAGACTTTGTGTCACTTCCAGGCTGGTTCTGGCAGTTTAAATAACTGCTGTGAGaggccagagcagtgatgaGGCCCATGTCTGAGCTGTTTGTAGTAGCTTCAGCTTGAAGCAAACCCACTTGGATTCAGAATCATAgagtggcttgggttggaagggatcttaaagatcttctCCTTCCAAGCCCCAGACTCAataatcttaaaggtcttttccaaactaaacaattctgtgaatCTGGTGATCCCAACCCTCCTTGATTCTGTAAATCTGCCAagtagtggggtttttttttgttttcctcctaatcctgttttttttgtcttctcttttcctttccctgccatCCAAAACCCAGATGAGCTTAGGACAAAGAGCAAAGTTGACCTGCACACCTGAGATGGCCTATGGAGCCACAGGCCACCCTGGGGTCATACCTCCCAATGCCACCCTCCTCTTTGACGTGGAGCTTCTCAGGTTAGAGTGAACCTTCCCGAGGGAGTTGGCTGGAGACATCTGTTAATAACCATCcgttccttcctgccttgccagcagcaggaggaatcttCACTGGAATCCCAACCTTCCCTGCTCGAGCTGTCCTGTCAGTAGCACCTGACGCTTGAtttcctctgccttccttctcTTTTATAACTTTGTGGTGTCCGTATTTGCCTTTTAATAGAAGCTCTGCTCTGAGGAGAAACGTCTCCCGGTGTAACATTTTCAAGTTgtacattttatttaatttgcatGTACGAAGAATTCACGGTGATGActgaaaatatatataaatataaatatatatatatattccttaTTGAAAAAACCACTGCCTTACTGTACACTTaaaccaagaaaaaataaaaaccacaaaaggtgctcaaaaaaaaaaaatccaatgtaCACCTTGTACATGAACGGGCATTAGCCAAACAGAGTTACCTGCGCTGCCACTTTTCTCAACTTGTACGTTCTGCTTGCTGCTGTTTTAAAAACTACTGTCTCATTTAAGAATTataagtatatatataaaacaataaaatcttGATACTTTACAGtttctcttcctgtttttctcttctggccACCAGGATACTTTTTGCTGTACAGGAAGTTCTTCAATCATCAACCCATCTTTTGTTAGTTATTCCTCATATATGAAGTACATGTAGCTCCATGCACTGCTTCTGTTAGAGATGGCCCAGTGGAAGATCTCTGTAGGACCAGAGGTACATGCAAGTAAGGGCTGCTGGGACAGAGAGGTTTCCTGACTCTCCATTTCCCCTGCCTCTATGGCCCCTCAACTCTGGCCAAAATCTGGTTGCTGAAGAGGTGGAAGGTGCTGCTTGTCAAAGAGATGCAGTGCTGGTCTAATTCTGTGCCTTTACAACAGTAAAACTACTGTAATATTTTCTACTGGAGCTGAGCAAGGCTAGAAAAGAGCAGGATTTTGtgcattcacctttcaacataAATCTGTGGGATGATGTGGCCACTGAACACTGGGTTTTTGGGTTgcatcagctgctgctgtttacAAAGTCTGCAAACTTACTGTGCACTGGGCCTCTGGCACTTGAGACTCAgcaatatttatttcatttgctgGTTATATGAGTTCATGAAATGCTGGTTTCTCCTCTGGGGACAGGAAGATGTGTAGGCTGTAATTCACCTGGATTTGGGAGCAGGACCTAATCAGTGAAGCTTTCTCTGTGCTGTTACTTTGCCTTGTCTAAGTCTGATTTCTTTCCATTAGGctcattttttctctttgctgtagAAAACCAAAGCATCACTGGGTCCTGATGTTACTTTCTTTAACTTGACTATAGACTATTTGCATGGTTTTCTACTAATGGATATTTTGATGGGAATATTTCAAAGAGttgtgctgttttcttttatcTATGTAAGGAGAACACTCCAGCACTCAGACAGCAAGCTACAGAGGTgaccccaggtgccacctcctGGAGATGGGAGAGGGAAtgagcacagagcagcaagACTGATGATCTGGCCAGGGACCATGGCCTGTGGTCTTCTCTTTCTAGATGTTCATTTTACCCACAGAGCTGCATTTATTTCAGCTTGTTAATTAATAAACCCATAAATCCATATCTTACAGGTTGTTATATGCTGAGCAgagtaaatttttttctctgcattccATAAAGAAATGGAAGGATTTTCAGAACCCTTTTTTTGGTGGAAATCTCAGGTCACTGCAACAGCTGTGTTACAACCTCCACTAATAGTTCTTTTATTTAGGGCAGGGTAATTTCCTGTTAAAAAATTGGTAATTAAATCTGTCAGGATCTGATGTCCACCAGCTTTCCCAAATCATTTGAAAAGGTCCCGCTCTCCTTTGCCACTGCCCCAGCCTCTGTTGCTGGCCTTCCTTTCACCACTGGGTCACAGACTGCACCTCCTAAAGTCTTGGTTAAAGGTGGTGTGGCCTGTTATGCTTGTCAAACACGGTTTGATTCAGCACATTGGTCTAAGCTGTTCCTCTCAATGGACAGTTTAAGTTAGTTGCTtattacaaaatataaaaaaatccagagtatcacagaatcacagaaccgtttggattggaagagactttaaaggtcatcttattccaacccctctgccatgggctgggacactttccactagatgaggttgttcaaagccccatccaacctggccttgaacacttccagggatgggacatccacagcttccatGGCcatcctgttccagtgtctcaccaccctgacagtacaattttttcctaatacatGATCTAACCCTGCCTTCTGctagtttgaagccatttccccttgtcctgtcactacatgttcttgtaaatagtctctctccatttttcttgtcagcacccttcaggtactggaaggccacaattaggtcaccccaaagcttctctttcccaggctgaacaatcccaattcttccagcctttcctcatgggagaggtgctccatccctctgatcatcctgGTGTCCCATCTCTGGAGTGGCTCCAACAAGTCCacatcctccctgtgctgggaaccccagggctggacacagcactgcaggtggggtctgacCAGAGACTGGCACCTGGTTTGGGCCCTTTCCTGAAAAGCCCCAACAGTGAATGGTGATGCCAAGGATTGTGTGAGTGACCCTGGAATGGCCCTGtgctccctccatccccacttGGCCTTGCTGTTTGGGAGCTTCTGCTGCATCTGAGGCAACAGGCAGGGCACGGCTCTGCCCTTCCAAGTTCCTTACCAGGGAAACCACGTTCCTACTGGGCTCTGAGAGCTGATTGTACTCAATCTTACCCCCTctatctgcagagctgctgctatgctcttcccctctgccctcaCAGTACAACCAGCCATTACCCACTGTAAAATCCTTATTACAGCTGGCTGATGAAGCTCTCCCTCATCGCCTCCTCTCTGCAGAGACCTTGGTTGGAAACAGGGATTATTACATTTTTCATGCcaatttcattaaaaagaaaaaatctgaaagGAAAACTAATTGTGCTTTGTGATACTTAGGGAAATTAAGTCTTCAAGGAAATGTAATCTTCAGCTCTTTATTTGACTGCAAATGCgttaatttatttaattgtaTCATCAATCAACACAGTACATATAATTATTACCCCTATATAATAGATTGGAAAAAATTTACTGTCATTGCTTGTGTAATCAGATATACTCTTGTTACTAATTTCTAAACAgcatcagtggaaaaaaaaatgacctTCCAGTCTTAATTTCATGtcctacttgctgaaaaatTAAACGGGAAGTGAGCAcacacaaagccagcacagatgCAGAGTGCCGAGGCTGGTAACATCTGCTTTATTTACTGCCCCTCTGCCATTCATGAGCTGAACTCATTTCCCTGTTCTTTGATATTACATTTCAAACAAAGTCTTGAGCAGATCTCATCAAAACAGTCCTCCGGGCATTCCATTTCCATTCCCCCCTGTCTTGCAGGTacaaattattatttcattttacatgTGCAGGGACACTGAAAGCCCTGAACAGGCACTAGAAGAAAAACTATGAAATGGAATATTTAATGaaaggcagcagctgagctctcagAGAAATCAAAAGCTGCTGATCTTGAGGATTCATTGAAAGAATTTTTATTAATCCTATTACCCTAAAGAATTGCTTTTTATATGTGTTTTTCAAACAGCACCAAATCCTCATCAAAACAGACACTGCAGTGCAAGCACCATGCTCTCTGCTATTGACAGAAGCAATGTGGTATTTGCATATGATTTAAAAcaaggctggcagcacccagcaccATTATCGTCACTCTGGTATTTATTATCAGTGTTCATTATTTATTAGAACCATAAATCCAGCATGGCAACAAGCACCTCCAGTTCCTGTTACAGCAAGGAGTCTTCTCAATGCCCAACAGTTGGTGTAAATGATTTCAGTAATCCAAGTGTTTGGTACATGGAtgtgtacatatatacatggctcatataaatatatatatttatatatgtaaaaGATATAtatttgggagcagagcagtttGTAACCCTTGAAAAGCTGTGGATGTTCACATAGAAGCAAATTCCCCAGTAggatttcattaattttaacatttttaatgcAATCTGGTTCTTGCCTGAGAACTCTCAGTTTGTGTTACTCTGATAGGCAGGACCTGGAGGGACTGCTCACCTAACCCAGCTTCCCAGCTCCAGGTCTCCCAGTACCTGTTCCCGACCTCAGCCAGGGTTACTGCGGCCTGCAAGGCTTCTTGCTGCAAAAGGCGGCATCAGTTTTAAGGgaaggatgcagggatggaggaATCACACACCAGGAGTGGCTCTGGCTCACATCCCCAATGCCTGCGTGCAAGGGCAGGGATTCTGCTCCAGTGGGATGCTCCTGGGTCAGGCACAAGATGGGACTTTGAGCACCCACCCAAAGCTGAAATCACACGGGAGCCATCGTGGCTGCCTTCCCCCAGAGCTGGCTTGGGGCTCACTCTCCATGAGCCATTACGGAACTTTTCTTTGTAGCATCTGATCTATTAATTTGTAATAGCTTCtttaagaacaaagaaaatggGACGATTCAGTGCAAAATGACAAGTGTTGTTTGTCACTGGTTCCAGACAGTAAATGTGAATGAATATTGCTGTGAGCCCCTTCCAGCTGCTAAACAAGGTGCACAGCATAGGGCAGCTGCCAGGGATCTCCTCCAGGTGAGATCTGGACATTGTTCCCACAGCTGGGTGCCCTCCCGTCACCCGTGACACACACGGACGTCCCTGTACACACGGAGACAGATGTGCCACAGCTCCTACCTGCACCAAACACTCGGGTGATGAATGACTCCCTTCTAACAGCACAGGTTACATGCAGGAGGAGTGCAGCATGAAGCAAGCCTtgatgaaaaaaagcaaaatatgcaTTTATTGTTTCACCAAATGGACACAGAATTGTTCCTCAAGTGACAGAATCCAACAAAAATCTAATTTCAGAAAATGGGAGCATTGCTTTATCACAGTACAATATACTGAAAACCAAAACTGAATTACAAATCTCAAGCAAAGTATGTTTGCATCTGCCCTGGTTCTGCACTGGCTGGAAGTTGTCTGGTCAGGGAGTGGAACATCACATTCATGCAAATAAATCTTCCCAAGGCAGGATACTACTCATGTTCACACAACTTCCAGCTGGTTCAGAACACAGACAGACGTTTTTCTTTCCCAATTCCAAGAGACACTAGTTATGCACACTCTGGATCACACTTATCTTTATACATAGGACATGAGTACTAAAAATAGAGCcaaaaaaagagtaaatttgtttttcttccaccAGATGCTACACCTAAAACTGTATGTACAGAAAATGTGTTACAGCTCAACCATGCCAAGTAGAAAACAATCTCACTACAGGTATCAAAATGAAAACCTTCATCTACTGCCTCATTTTGGTCATGTGTTCTTCAACTCACACCAAATCCTCAGTCAAACCTGGGACACACAACAAAGCCCccatacactttttttttgtactgtgagAGCTGGGTTGTTCCACTGCAGCTGATCAAAGCTGGCACCATCACTGGGAACAAGGTACTTGGTCTGGAGTCCCCGTATCAGCTGGATCCTTTTAAAAGGCTGTTCATCTTCTACAGTTTGTGAAAGAAACTTTGTTACAAACATGGGCTTGGGCTTGCTTTGTTCAGTGAAACACAGAACCTGCTCGGTCTCTTTCTGAAAGCTCCTGCTCAAAACAGATCAATGCAGCCTTTACCAGGTCACCCTCAGAACAGAGAAGGCATGTTGCCTTGGGGGATTTAATATTAAAGCAGATCTCCCCATGTTCTACATGAATTTAATTCTAATCTGAAGATGTAAAGACTCATATTGCAGCTTATCAAATTTGTAAGAGAAAAAATTACACTTTGTTAAA
This Aphelocoma coerulescens isolate FSJ_1873_10779 chromosome 3, UR_Acoe_1.0, whole genome shotgun sequence DNA region includes the following protein-coding sequences:
- the FKBP1B gene encoding peptidyl-prolyl cis-trans isomerase FKBP1B isoform X2; the protein is MLQNGKKFDSSRDRNKPFRFKIGRQEVIKGFEEGVTQMSLGQRAKLTCTPEMAYGATGHPGVIPPNATLLFDVELLRLE